The genomic region CCAGTGCCGAAAGAGATGACGGGGCGGCCGATTTTCCGGGTCAAGTGAGTCTGATTCAGACGGGAATCGGTGTTATTGCCCATTCTCGTCGCGGGGAATTTCAGTACACTGACCGGCAATCCGGAAAGCCTGCGAACGTCGTATAGCGCATGACAGTGACAAGCATAATGAAAACACTGAATTGGCCGGTGCTGATGCTGAGCGCGTTGCTGGCGTTTGCGCTACCGACGATCGCTGCCGACAAGGCCGCCACCGAGGCACAACTGAAAGCCTTGCGCGAGCAGATCAGCGAGCTGCAAAAAGAACAAACCACTAAGCGCAAAAAAGAAAGCGCGGCACGTCAGGAACTGGCCGAGGCCGAGTCACGTATTGGCGAAGTCAGCAAAGCGCTTGATGCCACTCAGCAAAAACAGCGCGAAGCAAAACACCGGCTGAATAATCTCGACGATGAAAAACAGCGCTACGAACAACAGCGCGACAAAGCGCTGAAAACGCTGGCCAAACAAATGCGCGCGGCGTTCACCGTTGGCGATCAGGAATACCTGAAACTGCTGCTGAATCAGCAAGACCCAAGCCGGCTTGGTCGGACGCTGATTTACTACGAATACTTGAACAAAGCGCGCACCGTTGAGCTGCAGCAATTGGCCGAAGCGATGCAGTCGTTGAGCACGATTGCCGAAACCATTGCCGCTGAGTTGCTGGAACTGAAAAGCATCGAACAAAAGCTCAGCGATGAGCGCCAGCAACTGAAAAGCCTGAGTCAGAAGCGTCGCAATGCCGTGCGTCGTCTGGCCCAGGAAATTGCCAGCACCGATAAAAAAATTGCCAGCCTGCAAGCCGATGAACAATCCCTCGGCCAACTGCTGGAGCAAATCGGCAAGGCGGCGAAGCGGGTTCCGTTACCAAAGGGCGCCGGCTTTCCGCAGCTACGCGGTCGCTTGAGTTGGCCGAGCAACGGCAAACTGTTGCATCAGTATGGTGAAAGCCGCCATGAAGGGCGTTTGCGTTGGAATGGCGTGCTGATCGGTGGCCGCGAAGGCGGTGAAGTCAGTGCCATCTATCACGGTCGTATTGTGTTTTCCGACTGGCTGCGCGGTTTTGGCTTGATGACCATCGTCGACCACGGTGACGATTACATGAGTTTGTACGGTCATAACCAGAGCCTGCTGAAAAAAGTCGGTGACTGGGTCGAAGCCGGCGAACCGATTGCGACAATTGGCAACACCGGCGGTCAAACCGATGTCGGCCTATACTTTGAGATACGTCATCAAGGCAAAGCCATTGACCCGAGGCCGTGGATCGCCAAGGGTGGTTGAGCCCCGCAATATTGAATCGAAACGAGCGCGGGCCGCTGTTCGTTTCCTCTCCAGCAACCGAGGTGTGTTATGTCCGTTGTTCTGCCCCTGATGCTGTACGCCACGGTGGCGGCAGCACCCACGAACGAATTGCCGCTGGAAGAACTGCAAGCGCTGACCGACGCCATGGCGCGCATCAAAGCCACTTACGTTGAAGACGTGGACGACAAGAAACTACTCGAAGGCGCGATCACCGGCATGCTGGCAACGCTCGATCCGCATTCTTCTTACTTAAGCGGTAAAACTCTGCAACGGCTTAGCGAAAGCTCTCATGGCAGCTATGGCGGTGTCGGCATGGAAGTGTTGCCGGTCGAAGGCGAATTCCGGGTGGTGACGCCAATGGACGATTCACCGGCCAAGCGCGCTGGTGTGTTGAGCGGCGATGTCATCGTGCGTATCAATGATGAATCGGTGCACGGCTGGAAATTCGAGAAAGTGATCGAATCCTTGCGTGGCGAGCCGGGTAGTACGGTCACGGTGCAATTTGAGCGCGAAGGTGCCACGGCGCCGATTGATCTGAAGCTGACCCGTGCTGAAATCCAAACCAAAAGTGTCCGCCATGAGTTGATGGACAATGGCGTCGGCTATCTGCGCGTCAGTCAATTCCAGGTAGATAGCGCCGACGAAATGCTGCGCTCGATAGGCGCGCTGGAGCAGGAGTTCGGCAAACCTTTACGTGGCCTGGTGCTGGATTTACGCAATAACCCAGGCGGTGTGCTGCGCGCCGCGATCGACATGTCTGATGCCTTCCTGACCGAAGGTGTGCTGGTCAGCACCAAGGGCCGGATGGCCGGCACGGTCAGCGAAGCCCGAGCTGACCCGGAGCAGATCATGGCCGGTGTACCGATCGTCGTGCTGATTAATGAAGGTTCGGCTTCGGCCTCGGAAATCGTTGCCGGCGCGTTGCAGGATCATGGCCGGGCCGTGATTGTCGGCGCCCGCAGCTTCGGCAAAGGCTCGGTGCAGACCGTGCAACGCTTGAACGCCGATAGCGCCATCAAGCTGACCACGGCCCGCTACTACACCCCGAACGGCCGCTCGATTCAGGCCAAGGGCATCATGCCGGATGTGTTGGTGCCATCCGGCAAGTGGGTCGCCGATGAACAACCAACCCGGCGCGAAGCCGATTTGCCGCGTTCGCTGCAGAACACCGACAGCGAAGACATCGTTGTCAGCCCGAGCGCTGATGACAGCATTTGGCAAGACACCCAGCTGGCGACCGCGATCAACCTGCTGCATGGTCTGGCGGCCCTGCAGAAAACGCCTTAAGTGGCCCTGCGCGGATTGGCGATATCGGAGGTTTACAAGCTCCGGTATCGCGACCACAATTCGGCCATTGCCTCACCGCCGTTGAGATGACACTCGCGTGACCAAGACGCTGTTTGTCCTGTTGCTCGCCACGCTGGCCCATGCCGCAGAGGCGTTGCCGCGTATCGCCATTCTGATTGACGACATGGGTGATAACCGCCCGCTCGGTGAACGGGCGCTGGCGCTGAAAGGGGCCGTCAGTTACGCGTTTTTGCCGCATACCGCGCATGCGCCGGAGATGGCGCGCGAGGCCAATGCACTGGGTCGCGACGTGCTGCTGCACGCGCCAATGGAATCCGAAGCCAGCCTGCAATTGATGGGCAAGGGGGCGCTGACTACTGGCATGTCGGAAGCACAGCTGCGCGAACAATTGCGCATCAATCTGCAGAGCATTCCGTATGTGCAGGGCTTCAATAACCATATGGGCAGTGTGCTGACCCGCGATCGCCAGCGCATGCAGTGGCTGTTCGAGGAAGTCAAAGGCAGCCCGCTGTTCTTTGTGGATAGCCGCACCACGGCGGAAAGCGTGGCGCTGCCGGAAGCACGCCGGCTCGGTGTGCCGAGCGTCGGCCGCGATATTTTTCTCGACCATGTGGATAGCGAGCAGGCGGTTGACGAGCAGTTCGACCGCTTGCTGAAAATCGCTCGCCAGCGTGGTTACGCGCTGGCCATTGGTCATCCGAAACGCAATACGCTGGCGGTGTTGGAAAAGCGCTTGAATGCGCTGGCGAGGGAACAGGTTGAGTTGGTGCCGGTTTCCCTGCTGACCGGCAATAGTCCGGTCAGTCGGCACTATGCGGCACTGACGTCGAAACCGGTCAAATCCTTGCCGGTCAAACCGGAATCAGCCAATCGCCGTTCCTGCAGCCCAACGCCAGCGAAACAGTTCAGTGATTATTGGTTGCTGGCACAACGAACTTTACGTTGTGATGCAGTTGGCAGTGAGTGACTCCTGACTACAATTTGTGACTGAATGAGCTGGGTATTGCCGGTATCATGCCCCGTGAATTGGAACAACGAACAGCCCAAGGTCAGCAATGCGGCCGGGCAACAACCAGGTAGCACGTATGCAACGCTCAATCTCCCTGATTCTGACCTTCTTTTTGGCCATGACGCTGGTCGCCTGCGGCGGCGGCGGGGGTGGTGGTAGCTCCCCCCCTGCCAATCAACCGCCAACGGTGAGCGCAGGCGTTACCCAAAACGTTTCTCCAGGGACAACGGTAACATTAACGGGAACTGCGTCTGATCCGGATGGCTCAATTGCGAGCTACCTTTGGGAGCAAACCGGGGGAAGTCCAACCGTCACGTTGACCAATGGCAACGCGGCGGTCGCCACGTTTGTTGCCCCCGACAATGTTGTTACATCACTCAGTTTCCGTCTGACGGTAACGGATAACAGTGGAGCAACGGCCAATGCGACAGTCGTGATTAATATTGCTCCACCCGGCACGACGGTTTCAGTCAGTGGCAAAGCTACGTTTGACCGTGTGAAACACAACACTGCAACCAACGCGCTAAATTTCAACGATGTGCAACAACAAAACGTTCGTGGTGCCGTTGTCGAACTATTAAGTTCTCCTGGCTCCGCCCTGATTGCGACAACCACCACTGACGCTCAAGGCAATTACAGTTTTAGCGGAGTTCCGGTTTTCTCCTCCGTCAGTGTGCGCGTAAAAGCACAGATGTTGAAATCGGGAACGCCATCCTGGAATTTTCAAGTAGTCGACAACACCAATGGTAAGGCGCTTTATTCGATGGTCAGCAGTGCGACCAACATCGGCGTCAGCAATCAAACCATCAATTTGCATGCCGCAGTCGGTACAGGTAACACTTATCAAACCGTGCGAGCTGCCGGGCCTTTTGCCATCCTTGATTCGGTTTATCAGGCCTATAACAAAATACTCACTGCGGATCCCAATTTTCAGTTTCAGCCAGTGAACATCAACTGGAGTGTTAACAACACCAATACTCGTGGCGATCTTGCTAGAGGCCAAATTGGTACCTCATTTTTCAACGGTACCGAGATCTATATCCTGGGTAAAGCTGATGCCGATACGGATGAGTTCGATGGCCACGTCGTAATTCACGAGTGGGGTCATTATTTTGAAGGTTTCCATTCCCGCTCGGATTCGATTGGTGGCCAACATGGCGGCAATGACTTGCTGGACATGCGCGTAGCATTCGGCGAAGGATTTGGTAACGCGTTGAGCGGTATGGTGACGGATGATCCGGTTTACCGCGATTCGCTAGGCGCTAACTCTTCGCAAGGGTTCAGTATCAATGTGGAAAGCAATGATGCTCGCTCTCCTGGTTGGGGTCGCGAAGGAGTGGTACAAAGCATTTTGTACGATATCTATGACTCTAGCGTGGAAATTGGTGATGGGGTAGATGGTGTTGGTTTCACGCCTATTTTTGAGACTCTCATCAATCATCAACGAACAACGGAAGCATTTACTTCGATTTTCACGTTCGTTAATGGCATTAAGAATCAAGGCATCAACGCGTCACAGCGAGCGGCCATTGACGCGATGGTCAATGCTCGCTCGATCAATTCAAGTACGATTGACGATTATGGCAGTAACGAGACCAACTTTGATGAAGGTAACAAGGCGCAGCCGGTCTATTACACGCTGACAATTGGAACCCCACTTAACAATGTCTGTAGCTATGGAACTCACGGTGACTACAACAAACTTGGTAACAGGCGCTTTTTGCGTATGAATGTTCCAGCGGGGAACTATACCATTACCGTTCCAGCGCTAGGCACGACAAGCGACCCAGATTTCTATATTTATAAAGCTGGGCAACTGGTATCAGGTAACGACGGTGCAGACAGCGGTAACAATCAAACCGAGGTGTGGTCGGGAAATCTGAGTGGCGGAGCGTATGTCATCGATTTACATGAATATCGCAACGTCGACGACACGACTGGCGATGAGCGTGAAAGCTGCTTCACCGTTACGCTGAATTAAGGAGTTTGAGATGAAAACATTATTGCTGCTCAGCGTCTTCTTGTTTGTGTCCGCCTGTGATGCCGGTCAGAAAAGCGAAGGTGCGATAAACCATAAATCGCCAACGGTCGCCTATCTAAAGCCGGGCGCAGCGGCGGAACTCAGTTATAGCTGGTTGCAAAAGCCGGGTGTTGGCAGCCCTGGTAAATTGGAGTTGACGGTGATATCGCGTTCACCAGATGCCACGCTTGATATTGAGTTGAATACGGACTCCGGTTTGCAGTTGGCTGGCGGGAGTAAGCAAGCAAGTTATCATTGGCAAAAAGGTCACGGGGGGCCAATGGTGCAAACGCTGGACGTGACGCCGAGTTCTGAAGGTCTGCACTATCTGAATGTCATTATTCATTCAACGATTGAGGGCGAAACCCGCGCGCGTGCCTTTGCTATCCCAGTGCAAGTCGGTGCCGTGTCGGAAAAAGCGATGCAACACCCTTATTTGGTTGAACAGCAGGATGGCAGCAAAATCATTGAGTTGCCGGCTGAAGAACGCTGATAGCCTGTTATTGCAGAACGGCCCGGTTGTGCTTAGCGCAGCCGGGCCGTTGTCATTTCAGGCAGTGCAAACATCTTTTTACAGTTTGACAAGCTTGTTACCGCTTCAATGCGGCAAGCTGGATACCATTGACTGATGGAGGGTCGAATCATGAACAAATCGCTTGCTCTGGTTGCCATGTTAGCCGCTGGCTCTGCCTATGCAGGGGAATCCTGTGATTACGATGTCGACTTTGGCATTACGCTCGGTGAGCAGGTGGTGTTGAGCCGTGACAACGGTGCCAATTTCGCCTTGCAGGATGGCCGTCTCTGGCGCAATGGCAGTGAAATCAAACTGAGCGCTGAGCAACGACAGTGGGTGCGTGATTACGAAGCACAGACCCGCGATTTCGTGCCTCAGGTCGTGGAAGTGACGATGGAAGGCCTGGCCATTGGTGGCGAGGCAACGGTTGGCGCGTTCACGATGTTGCTCGGCAAAGATCATGAAGCCATTCCAAAAATTGAAGAGAAATTCTCCGAGTTGCGCACTGAAGTCAGCAAGCGCATGGACGACAAACATCTGCCGCGCAAAGTGATGAGCTTGCAGGATTCTGATTACGATCTGATTGATGATGGTGCTTCGCTAGGGTGGTCGGTGGTTGATGCCGGCTTCTCTGTACTTGGCAAGGCACTGCATGCCGCTTTCGACGAAGAATATGGCAAAAAATGGGAAGCCGAGATGAAGACCTTTGAAAAGGAATTCGAAGCACGAATCGACGCACGCGGTGATGAGCTGGAAGCCAAAGCGAAAACCATGTGCGCAACGCTCGATACCATGAATGCTCTGGAGCAAAAGCTGTCGGCCAGCGACTCGGCGCTTAGCGATTTTGATGTTGTCATGAAACGTGACAAGCCTTGTAATGAAGCCTGAATGATTGATGTGTAATCGGTAGTCAAGACGCCGCAACGGCAGAACCGTTGCGGCGTTTTTGTTTCACTGTTCTCTCACTCGAAAGGTGCTGTCATTGTTGATCGATAGCGGATTGCGCTGACGTATAAACAAGGCGTTTTGATCGCGCTTGGCTAATCCGATTTTTCTTCCCTTGTCACCCCCATCGGATATGATCGGCGGCAACAAGGAGAACGGTATGCCACTACGAATCATTCAACAGTTTCTGCGTTTGGAAGCCTCCAGCGGCATGATCCTGCTGCTGATGGCGGTGTTGGCGATGATCGCCGCCAACTCGCCGCTGGCGAGCTACTATGATGCTTTGCTGAATACCCGCATGGGCATTCATGTCGGTGAAGCTGGCATCAACAAACCGCTGCTGCTGTGGATCAACGATGGTCTGATGGCGGTGTTCTTCTTCCTGGTGGGTTTGGAATTGAAACGCGAGATTGTGATCGGTGAGTTGAGCGCGCCGGCCAATGTCGTGTTACCGGGCATGGCAGCCGTTGGTGGTTTTGTCATGCCGGCGCTGGTTTATGCTTTCATCAATCAGGGCGATCCGGCCAATATGGCTGGCTGGGCCATTCCTGCCGCTACTGACATCGCGTTTGCCTTGGGCATTCTGGCTTTACTCGGTAGCCGGGTGCCGAAATCGCTGAAACTGTTTTTGATGACCTTGGCGATCATCGATGACTTGTTGGCCATCGTCGTCATTGCGGTGTTTTACAGTGGCAATCTGAGTCAATGGCACTTAATCGCCAGCGCGATTTGTATCGCTGCGCTGGCGCTGATGAGCTGGCGCGGTGTCAATCGTGCGGCGCCGTACATTCTGGTTGGGTTGGTGTTCTGGGTCATGGTGCTGAAGTCGGGTGTGCACGCGACCTTGGCGGGAGTCATCACCGCGTTCTTTATTCCGATGAAAAATTCGAATCAGGACGAACCGACCGTGCTGGAAAGCCTGGAGCACAATCTGCACCCTTATGTGGCTTACCTGATTTTGCCGATCTTCGGATTCGCCAATGCTGGTGTCAGTCTCGCGGGATTGAAGCTCGATGATGTTTTGGCGACGGTACCGCTTGGTATTGCGCTGGGTTTGTTGATCGGTAAATTGGTCGGTGTTACCGGCATGGTGATGATCGCCAGAATGTTTCGTTTGGCGCCGTTACCGAGCGGAGCACAGTTTTCCCATATCATCGGTGTGGCGTTGCTTTGCGGTGTCGGTTTCACGATGAGTTTGTTTATTGCATCGTTGGCGTTTGAAGCTGGCGGCAACCATCCACCGAACACTGATCGCCTTGGTATTTTATTGGGCTCAATTGTTTCCGGCACACTCGGTTATCTGGTGCTGCGATTTGTCGCGCCGAAAGCAAAGCCGGAAGACATCGAGTAGGGCGGTTGCAACAAAGTCTGCATGTCCGAATAAATTCGGACCTACTAGTTGTAGGTTCGAATTTATTCGAACACTGCATAAGATGACTCGTATACATTGCTAGGAATGACACTAATATTCCGCGTTGTATCAGTCATCCAACAGCGCTTTCAACGCCGCCAATCGGTCTTCGCGGACTTGTGCTTTCTGTTCTTCGCTCTGATTGCGCTGATCATCCCATTGCAGATCATCAACGGGTAACTCGGTCAAAAAGCGGCTCGGTTCGCAGTGCACCAGTTCGCCGTAACGCTTGCGGGTTTTGCACAGGCTGAACACCAGTGTTTCCTGCGCACGAGTAATGCCAACATACGCCAGACGTCGCTCTTCTTCGATATTGCCTTCCTCGATGCTGACATGGTGCGGCAATAACTCCTCTTCCATGCCGACCATGTAAACATGTGGGTATTCCAAACCTTTAGCGGCGTGTAAGGTCAGCATCTGCACTTCGTCGGCATTGCGATCCTCTTCGGCGCTGCGTTCCAGCATATCGCGCAACAACAGGCGATTGACTGCCTCTTCAAAATCACAAGGATCTTGAGGATGGTTGATATGGTTGCCGAGCCAGGACACCAAGTCTTGAACGTTTTGCCAACGACTTTGCGCGACTTTCGGACTTGATGCCTGCTCGTACAACCAGCCTTCGTAGCCAATCGCCTTCAGCAACTCATTGACCGCTTCCAGCGCATCGCCTTTGCGCGCCTGCTCAGCGTAACGGCGGATCAATTCGGCAAACTGACGTACTGCGGTCAAGCTGCGGCCATTCAGTTCGCTTTCGATACCAAGCTCGAGACTGCTCGGCAACAACGAACCATGACGACGCTGGGCGTAGGCGCCGAGTTTTTCAATCGTGACGGCGCCGATATCGCGACGCGGCACATTGACGATGCGCAAAAATGCGGCGTCATCGTCTTCGTTAACGAGCAAACGGAAATAGGCCAGCACATCCTTGATTTCGGCTTTGGCAAAAAACGACTGGCCGCCGGAGAGTTTGTAGGGAATGCGTTTTTCGATTAATGCCTTTTCAAACAAACGGGCCTGATGGTTGCCGCGAAACAAAATCGCAAACTGTTTCCAATTCAGGTTGAAGCGCATCTTGCGCATCATGATTTCATTGACGACTCGCTCCGCTTCGTCTTCGTCGTTCTTACAACTGAGCACGCGCAATGGTTCGCCGTAGGTTTTCTGTGACCACAACGATTTTTCGAACAAGTGCGGATTGTTGGCGATCAAGGTGTTGGCGCATTTCAGGATGCGGCCGAACGAGCGGTAGTTTTGCTCCAGCTTGATCACCTGCAGTTTCGGAAAGTCTTGTTGCAGGATGTTCAGGTTTTCCGGGTTGGCGCCACGCCAGGCATAAATCGATTGATCGTCATCGCCAACGACGGTAAACGCCGCTCGAGTGCCAGCCAGAAACTTCATCAACTCATACTGGGCGCCGTTGGTGTCCTGGTATTCGTCGATCAATAAATAACGAACCTTGTCCTGCCATTTCTCGCGGATGTCCAGGTTGTCGCGCAGGCAAGCGGCGGGCAGCAGAATCAAATCATCGAAATCGAGTGCATGACAGGCGCGCTGCGTGCGTTCGTAAGCGGCGTAAGCGGTCGCCGCCAATTGCTGATCTTTGTCTTTGGCAATCGCCATCGCCTGCTCCGGCGTCAGCAGCGCGTTTTTCCAGTTGGAGATTTCATGGCGCAGCGCAAACAACACTTGTTTGTCGAGCTGACCGAGGTTGCCGGCTTCACGCAGCATGGCCATCGAATCGTCTTCGTCGAGCAGCGTGAACGAGCGCTTCAACTGCAGTGCTTTATATTCCTGGCGGATGAAATTGAGGCCAAAGGTATGAAAGGTCGACACATTCAAGCGCACCGCTTCTTCGCCCATCAGCTTGCCGGCCCGCTCTTTCATTTCGCGTGCGGCTTTGTTGGTGAATGTGACGGCGTAAATGCTCTCCGGCGTGTAATAAAGCGAGCGCACCAGATGAGCGAGTTTGTGGGTGATCGCCAGGGTTTTACCGCTGCCAGCGCCGGCCAACACCAACAACGGTGTATGGACATGCTTGACGGCTTGGGATTGGGCGGGATTCAAAGACGACACAACACAGTACTCCGGATTACAGCGGCCGGCATTGTACTGGCTGGCAATGGATTTGTGCGGGGCCGGTGTCGCTTTCGCGGCTTATCACCTTGTGGCAGGCAAAAATAAAGCGGCGCTTTCGGCGCCGCTCGTAAGCTTGTTCAGGTGATTTTTATAAAGGTCCTTGCCATTCCCCGTTGGCAAACATCCGGGTGGCGCTGAACGTCATCCCGGCGCAACGGACACGTAAGGTGTCAGGTGCCAGCACCGATTCTTTGACCACCCTTACGGATAGCCAAGGCAACAATGAATGCGGCTTGAAACGGTAGGTCCCTGGTTGGCTTGGAATCGTTTTTTCCATGGTCACAATCTCCATCCTCCATGTGACTTTGTACTCCACCCTTGGTCCCAAGGGTGCTTAAGTGTAAGGCAAAATAGGTGCCATCACCTTCTATTGTCAGAAAAATTTACATTGCAAATCAATGAGATAGCAAGTTCTGTAAATCATCCTGACGGTATTTGTGCAACATCAAAACGCAAGTGCCTGTTGTAAGCGTTCCAGCCGTCTATAGCTCAGCGCCTCCAGCAAGTGTGAGCGCCCAATATTGTCACTTTGTGACAAATCGGCAATCGTCCGCGCCACACGCAGTATCCGGTGGCAGGCCCGGGCCGATAACCCCAGCTTGTCCAAGGCCGTTTCCAGCAACTGACGATCCGCGTCAGCGAGCGCACAATGCTGCTGGATTTCCTGCGGGCTCAGCTGGTGATTCAGGCGGCCGCGCTGCTGCTGACGGTCGCGCGCCATGTCCACTTTTTGCCGGACTTCGGCAGAACCCACTTCCTGCTGGCCACGCGGGTTCAGTAACTGCTCTTTCGGAACGGGAGGGACTTCAACGTGCATGTCGATGCGGTCCAGAAACGGACCGGACAACTTGTTCAGATAACGGCGCACTTCCAACGGTGTGCAACGGCAACGTTCCGGGTTACCGTAGTAACCGCAGGGGCAAGGATTCATCGCGGCAACGAGTTGAAAGCGAGCGGGAAACTCGGCTTGGCTCGCAGCGCGAGAAATGGTGACCCGGCCCGATTCTAGCGGCTCACGCAGTACTTCCAATACGTGGCGGTCAAATTCTGGCAACTCGTCTAAAAACAGCACGCCGTTATGGGCCAAGGAAATTTCGCCGGGCCGCGGATTGGCACTACCTGCGAATTACATCGCTAAATGGTAGGATTTCAAATGAACAACGGTCCAAAGTACAACGATGAATACAAATTTACGACATCGATATTTGGTAAATTTTCCAAATTTTACATCGTTAAACGATACTTTTCTGGTGAAAGAGGCTAATCCCATGTCTCGAGCCATCAAAGCAAATCATCTAACCGTTACGGGCGTGGTACAAAACCCGGCATTCCGAGTCACCAAAGGCGTTCCCTTTGAATCCAGCCTGGAGCGCGACCTCATAATCATGGCCCAGTGGCACCACGGGGTAAAACGGATAACAGCCCAGCCAGTCACAATCGAATTCAAAGATAAATTAGGGAAAGACCGGGTCTATACACCTGACTTGCTAGTTGAGTATTGCCCCCAGCCAGACCCGAGCTGGCCGCAAGCTGTCCTGTATGAAGTCAAATATCGCAAAGACTTGTGGGCCGATTGGAAACGACTGCGTCCCAAACTAAGCGCAGCTCGAAAGTGGGCACATGAACGGGGCTGGCACTTCAAAATCATGACTGAGGTCGAAATCCGGATTCCATATCTCGACAATA from Permianibacter aggregans harbors:
- the nhaA gene encoding Na+/H+ antiporter NhaA — its product is MPLRIIQQFLRLEASSGMILLLMAVLAMIAANSPLASYYDALLNTRMGIHVGEAGINKPLLLWINDGLMAVFFFLVGLELKREIVIGELSAPANVVLPGMAAVGGFVMPALVYAFINQGDPANMAGWAIPAATDIAFALGILALLGSRVPKSLKLFLMTLAIIDDLLAIVVIAVFYSGNLSQWHLIASAICIAALALMSWRGVNRAAPYILVGLVFWVMVLKSGVHATLAGVITAFFIPMKNSNQDEPTVLESLEHNLHPYVAYLILPIFGFANAGVSLAGLKLDDVLATVPLGIALGLLIGKLVGVTGMVMIARMFRLAPLPSGAQFSHIIGVALLCGVGFTMSLFIASLAFEAGGNHPPNTDRLGILLGSIVSGTLGYLVLRFVAPKAKPEDIE
- a CDS encoding magnesium chelatase subunit ChlI family protein; this translates as MHVEVPPVPKEQLLNPRGQQEVGSAEVRQKVDMARDRQQQRGRLNHQLSPQEIQQHCALADADRQLLETALDKLGLSARACHRILRVARTIADLSQSDNIGRSHLLEALSYRRLERLQQALAF
- a CDS encoding PKD domain-containing protein, translated to MQRSISLILTFFLAMTLVACGGGGGGGSSPPANQPPTVSAGVTQNVSPGTTVTLTGTASDPDGSIASYLWEQTGGSPTVTLTNGNAAVATFVAPDNVVTSLSFRLTVTDNSGATANATVVINIAPPGTTVSVSGKATFDRVKHNTATNALNFNDVQQQNVRGAVVELLSSPGSALIATTTTDAQGNYSFSGVPVFSSVSVRVKAQMLKSGTPSWNFQVVDNTNGKALYSMVSSATNIGVSNQTINLHAAVGTGNTYQTVRAAGPFAILDSVYQAYNKILTADPNFQFQPVNINWSVNNTNTRGDLARGQIGTSFFNGTEIYILGKADADTDEFDGHVVIHEWGHYFEGFHSRSDSIGGQHGGNDLLDMRVAFGEGFGNALSGMVTDDPVYRDSLGANSSQGFSINVESNDARSPGWGREGVVQSILYDIYDSSVEIGDGVDGVGFTPIFETLINHQRTTEAFTSIFTFVNGIKNQGINASQRAAIDAMVNARSINSSTIDDYGSNETNFDEGNKAQPVYYTLTIGTPLNNVCSYGTHGDYNKLGNRRFLRMNVPAGNYTITVPALGTTSDPDFYIYKAGQLVSGNDGADSGNNQTEVWSGNLSGGAYVIDLHEYRNVDDTTGDERESCFTVTLN
- a CDS encoding DUF2884 family protein, translating into MNKSLALVAMLAAGSAYAGESCDYDVDFGITLGEQVVLSRDNGANFALQDGRLWRNGSEIKLSAEQRQWVRDYEAQTRDFVPQVVEVTMEGLAIGGEATVGAFTMLLGKDHEAIPKIEEKFSELRTEVSKRMDDKHLPRKVMSLQDSDYDLIDDGASLGWSVVDAGFSVLGKALHAAFDEEYGKKWEAEMKTFEKEFEARIDARGDELEAKAKTMCATLDTMNALEQKLSASDSALSDFDVVMKRDKPCNEA
- a CDS encoding divergent polysaccharide deacetylase family protein, which produces MTKTLFVLLLATLAHAAEALPRIAILIDDMGDNRPLGERALALKGAVSYAFLPHTAHAPEMAREANALGRDVLLHAPMESEASLQLMGKGALTTGMSEAQLREQLRINLQSIPYVQGFNNHMGSVLTRDRQRMQWLFEEVKGSPLFFVDSRTTAESVALPEARRLGVPSVGRDIFLDHVDSEQAVDEQFDRLLKIARQRGYALAIGHPKRNTLAVLEKRLNALAREQVELVPVSLLTGNSPVSRHYAALTSKPVKSLPVKPESANRRSCSPTPAKQFSDYWLLAQRTLRCDAVGSE
- the rep gene encoding DNA helicase Rep, producing MSSLNPAQSQAVKHVHTPLLVLAGAGSGKTLAITHKLAHLVRSLYYTPESIYAVTFTNKAAREMKERAGKLMGEEAVRLNVSTFHTFGLNFIRQEYKALQLKRSFTLLDEDDSMAMLREAGNLGQLDKQVLFALRHEISNWKNALLTPEQAMAIAKDKDQQLAATAYAAYERTQRACHALDFDDLILLPAACLRDNLDIREKWQDKVRYLLIDEYQDTNGAQYELMKFLAGTRAAFTVVGDDDQSIYAWRGANPENLNILQQDFPKLQVIKLEQNYRSFGRILKCANTLIANNPHLFEKSLWSQKTYGEPLRVLSCKNDEDEAERVVNEIMMRKMRFNLNWKQFAILFRGNHQARLFEKALIEKRIPYKLSGGQSFFAKAEIKDVLAYFRLLVNEDDDAAFLRIVNVPRRDIGAVTIEKLGAYAQRRHGSLLPSSLELGIESELNGRSLTAVRQFAELIRRYAEQARKGDALEAVNELLKAIGYEGWLYEQASSPKVAQSRWQNVQDLVSWLGNHINHPQDPCDFEEAVNRLLLRDMLERSAEEDRNADEVQMLTLHAAKGLEYPHVYMVGMEEELLPHHVSIEEGNIEEERRLAYVGITRAQETLVFSLCKTRKRYGELVHCEPSRFLTELPVDDLQWDDQRNQSEEQKAQVREDRLAALKALLDD
- a CDS encoding murein hydrolase activator EnvC family protein; protein product: MKTLNWPVLMLSALLAFALPTIAADKAATEAQLKALREQISELQKEQTTKRKKESAARQELAEAESRIGEVSKALDATQQKQREAKHRLNNLDDEKQRYEQQRDKALKTLAKQMRAAFTVGDQEYLKLLLNQQDPSRLGRTLIYYEYLNKARTVELQQLAEAMQSLSTIAETIAAELLELKSIEQKLSDERQQLKSLSQKRRNAVRRLAQEIASTDKKIASLQADEQSLGQLLEQIGKAAKRVPLPKGAGFPQLRGRLSWPSNGKLLHQYGESRHEGRLRWNGVLIGGREGGEVSAIYHGRIVFSDWLRGFGLMTIVDHGDDYMSLYGHNQSLLKKVGDWVEAGEPIATIGNTGGQTDVGLYFEIRHQGKAIDPRPWIAKGG
- a CDS encoding S41 family peptidase; this translates as MSVVLPLMLYATVAAAPTNELPLEELQALTDAMARIKATYVEDVDDKKLLEGAITGMLATLDPHSSYLSGKTLQRLSESSHGSYGGVGMEVLPVEGEFRVVTPMDDSPAKRAGVLSGDVIVRINDESVHGWKFEKVIESLRGEPGSTVTVQFEREGATAPIDLKLTRAEIQTKSVRHELMDNGVGYLRVSQFQVDSADEMLRSIGALEQEFGKPLRGLVLDLRNNPGGVLRAAIDMSDAFLTEGVLVSTKGRMAGTVSEARADPEQIMAGVPIVVLINEGSASASEIVAGALQDHGRAVIVGARSFGKGSVQTVQRLNADSAIKLTTARYYTPNGRSIQAKGIMPDVLVPSGKWVADEQPTRREADLPRSLQNTDSEDIVVSPSADDSIWQDTQLATAINLLHGLAALQKTP